A DNA window from Betta splendens chromosome 6, fBetSpl5.4, whole genome shotgun sequence contains the following coding sequences:
- the dnaaf4 gene encoding dynein assembly factor 4, axonemal yields the protein MPLLVTDYSWTQTESMVYINVPLKGAKAANVDILSTDKYLKVHFPPYLFEAFLFEPVDDQRSTAKVGNGAVVFSLPKRTNNVWEHLMVTTNDKEKKKEIRHEALLQHQDRLSSESRSKADKKQSEKKFTLETMMKLEEEEKEGIQKMKDAEREKTTAELAAWQGQKARAEEEARVRQSQTTAPREKQKDRRGRKQQAGLPAPRPSGNIHITFTPRVFPTALRESRVHEEEEWLKKQAEARQAGSTDPDELKELKDLAEEHRDPDWLKDKGDKYFAAGAYQSAVNAYSLGIRLNRRIPALFSNRAACHLKLRNFHKAIEDSSQALDLLTPPVAANAAARARASVRRGSAFCQLQLYAEGLQDYQTALRIEPHNEALKADMQKIRSIIQGPAANPGTKHL from the exons ATGCCTTTACTGGTCACAGACTACTCATGGACCCAGACAGAGTCCATGGTTTACATCAACGTGCCCCTGAAAGGAGCGAAAGCTGCCAACGTGGACATTCTGTCGACGGACAAATACCTAAAG GTGCATTTCCCTCCATACCTATTTGAAGCGTTCCTTTTTGAGCCTGTTGATGATCAAAGGAGCACAGCGAAGGTTGGGAATGGAGCTGTAGTTTTCAGTTTGCCAAAGAGGACAAACAATGTCTGGGAGCATCTGATGGTCACAACAA AtgataaagagaaaaagaaagagatcAGACATGAGGCTCTACTTCAGCACCAGGACAGACTTTCCTCAGAGTCCAGATCCAAGGCAGACAAAAAACAGTCAGAGAAAAAGTTCACACTGGAGACAATGATGAAG ctggaagaggaggaaaaggagggcaTTCAGAAAATGAAAGACGCTGAGCGAGAGAAAACCACGGCAGAGCTGGCAGCATGGCAGGGCCAGAAAgcaagagcagaagaagaagccagaGTCCGTCAGAGCCAAACAACGGCCCCGAGGGAGAAGCAGAAAG ATCGAAGAGGCAGGAAACAACAGGCAGGACTTCCTGCACCAAGACCCTCTGGAAACATTCACATCACATTCACTCCAAGAGTTTTTCCAACTGCCCTCAGGGAATCCAGAGtccacgaggaggaggag TGGCTTAAAAAGCAAGCTGAAGCCAGACAGGCAGGAAGTACAGACCCAGACGAGCTGAAGGAGCTAAAGGACCTAGCGGAGGAGCACAGGGACCCAGACTGGTTGAAGGATAAAGGAGA CAAATACTTTGCAGCGGGGGCCTACCAGAGTGCCGTGAACGCCTACAGCCTGGGCATCAGGCTCAACCGGAGGATCCCAGCGCTGTTTTCAAACCGTGCCGCCTGTCACCTCAAGTTACGGAACTTTCACAAGGCCATTGAGGACTCGTCCCAG GCACTGGACCTGTTAACGCCACCAGTCGCTGCCAACGCAGCtgccagagccagagccagtgTCCGCCGAGGATCTGCCTTCTGCCAACTCCAGCTCTACGCAGAAG GGCTGCAGGACTATCAGACCGCTCTCAGGATCGAGCCTCACAATGAAGCACTGaaggcagacatgcagaaaataAGGAGCATCATTCAAGGACCTGCAGCCAACCCTGGCACCAAACATTTGTAG